The following are from one region of the Deltaproteobacteria bacterium genome:
- a CDS encoding adenylate/guanylate cyclase domain-containing protein, which produces MEIEKRLKGTRAGAISQELFTNSIHFPLANIFLELLLKGPLAYFREPDPYTIIFSCCVQAMFIGTWKYHGKPSRRLLGNLIAPALYTGIEFFFEGPIFFTGPNHVAFLGFAFTIGLLQEIEERASGKSHDVITIFIHLVRTCILLVMYGIFEAITEPKYNSIGKFLSNDSHLFVAIVIPLLGVVLGMANVTANRYLSLLQYTAGQLKKYSEWLLGRQLLSAAITDSESLNLQRKRRTVFFMDIRGFTKWSEDKSPETVVNMLNNYFEKAEQIWKISDVIKVKHTADEIMAVFPDEKSALKIAMTISHEINNFLKQYGLSSGAGVHAGHLVEGLVGSREVKVYDVIGDTVNTAKRICDHALGGEVLISEEIHDKVKDIEVNPEPRFLQAKGKSKPLKVFSLQ; this is translated from the coding sequence ATGGAAATTGAAAAACGCCTTAAAGGCACGAGGGCGGGGGCGATTTCCCAGGAGCTGTTCACTAACAGCATCCATTTCCCGCTTGCGAACATTTTCCTGGAACTGCTGCTAAAGGGGCCCCTGGCATATTTCAGGGAGCCCGATCCTTACACGATAATATTTTCCTGCTGTGTTCAGGCCATGTTTATCGGGACCTGGAAATATCATGGAAAACCCAGCCGCCGCTTGTTGGGCAACCTTATCGCTCCCGCGCTTTATACGGGCATTGAATTTTTTTTCGAGGGCCCGATTTTTTTCACGGGACCCAACCACGTTGCTTTTCTTGGTTTCGCCTTTACCATAGGGTTGCTTCAGGAAATCGAAGAAAGGGCATCGGGCAAGTCGCATGACGTAATAACGATTTTCATTCATCTTGTGCGTACTTGCATACTGTTGGTCATGTACGGTATTTTCGAGGCCATTACCGAGCCAAAATACAACAGTATCGGAAAATTTCTTTCCAATGACAGCCATCTTTTCGTAGCAATAGTCATACCTTTATTGGGCGTTGTTTTGGGAATGGCCAATGTTACCGCCAATCGTTATTTGAGTCTTTTGCAATACACTGCCGGTCAGCTTAAAAAATATTCCGAATGGCTGTTGGGAAGGCAGCTTTTATCGGCGGCAATCACTGATTCAGAATCATTGAATCTTCAAAGAAAGAGGCGGACCGTTTTTTTCATGGATATACGGGGTTTCACGAAATGGAGCGAAGACAAGTCGCCAGAAACCGTTGTAAACATGTTGAACAACTATTTTGAAAAGGCTGAACAGATATGGAAAATATCTGATGTGATAAAGGTAAAGCATACTGCAGATGAAATAATGGCGGTTTTTCCTGATGAAAAGAGCGCGTTGAAGATAGCCATGACCATCAGCCATGAAATAAACAATTTTTTGAAACAATACGGGCTCTCGTCAGGTGCAGGGGTCCACGCTGGCCATTTGGTGGAAGGCCTGGTCGGGAGCAGGGAGGTAAAGGTTTATGACGTAATCGGGGACACCGTCAACACAGCCAAAAGAATATGCGACCACGCGCTTGGAGGCGAGGTTCTGATCTCTGAGGAAATCCATGACAAGGTAAAGGATATTGAAGTCAATCCCGAACCCAGGTTTTTACAGGCCAAGGGGAAGAGCAAGCCTTTGAAGGTTTTTTCCCTGCAATGA
- a CDS encoding ABC transporter substrate-binding protein/permease, producing MARFVSAILLAVFSAVFTAGCNGQETALSTLKDAEHARIGVMVGSTGEAVAKARFPEADLQSFDDVMDGIAAMSSGQLDAVVISEPTAIHLLKLNREFTIIPEPLTNEDTAIALKKGDPEMLAALNRIIAELKSDGTLSDMKRRWLKADLSPYEDKSPQASTEGPVFKVGVTATREPVSFVDKNGKVSGHDAELARIIAARLKRPVEFFNMKFMALIPALQSGKIDCIISGMTATGERRKSVDFSEPYFANKQVMIVKKPVGDKNAAGLLYSVNDLYDKRIAVILGTTHDKWATKTFPKATVLHFKTPFDMILALKSGKADAAVYTYDEVAIFLREAKELAVLGEPLWSSQAAIGFNKESVELLAAFNRFLKHIRENGQYDDMVKRWMEKGDTVMPVIPPASTDEVLTVGILGDNGLPFAIVKDGKLIGFNVELLDRFGAFIGKRIKYDDMEFGSIIAAAATKKIDMVGATIAITEERKKRIAFSDPYHELHSVAFALKKNIAQYQKPTPPEKKGAFSAFFKGLGESFHSNIILENRYLLIWDGLKTTMVISVFSTILGTLLGGLVCFMRMSKKRLLNLPAQVYISVLRGIPVLVLLMLIYYVVFASVNISPVLVSVIAFGLNFAAYVAEIFRSGIEGVDKGQAEAGIAMGFTRAGTFVTIILPQTVRRIIPVYKGDFITLVKMTSIVGYIAVQDLTKASDIIRSRTFDAFFPLVMVAVLYFSISWFLMLSLDYLDKRTNPRLRRRNGGAA from the coding sequence ATGGCGAGGTTTGTTTCAGCAATATTGCTGGCGGTTTTTTCCGCCGTTTTCACAGCAGGCTGCAATGGGCAAGAGACAGCCTTGTCGACGCTCAAGGACGCCGAACACGCCAGAATCGGCGTAATGGTGGGCTCAACCGGGGAAGCCGTGGCAAAGGCCAGGTTTCCCGAAGCCGACCTTCAGAGCTTTGACGATGTAATGGACGGAATCGCCGCCATGAGTTCGGGTCAACTGGACGCTGTGGTGATCTCCGAGCCCACCGCCATCCATCTTCTGAAGCTGAACCGCGAATTTACGATCATTCCCGAACCCCTTACCAACGAGGACACGGCCATCGCCCTTAAAAAAGGCGACCCGGAAATGCTGGCCGCCTTGAACAGGATCATTGCGGAGCTTAAAAGCGACGGCACCCTTTCTGACATGAAAAGGCGCTGGCTCAAGGCTGATCTTTCGCCCTACGAGGACAAAAGCCCCCAGGCCTCCACCGAGGGGCCGGTTTTTAAAGTGGGAGTTACCGCCACCCGCGAGCCGGTTTCCTTTGTGGACAAAAACGGAAAGGTTTCGGGCCATGACGCGGAACTGGCCAGAATAATTGCGGCAAGGCTAAAAAGGCCCGTTGAGTTTTTCAACATGAAATTCATGGCCCTTATTCCGGCCCTTCAATCGGGTAAAATCGATTGCATCATAAGCGGCATGACGGCCACCGGCGAGCGCAGAAAATCGGTGGATTTCTCCGAGCCATATTTCGCCAACAAGCAGGTGATGATCGTAAAAAAGCCTGTCGGGGATAAAAACGCCGCCGGGCTTTTGTACTCCGTGAACGATTTATACGACAAGCGAATAGCGGTCATTTTGGGCACCACCCACGACAAGTGGGCCACGAAGACCTTTCCCAAGGCCACAGTGCTTCATTTCAAGACGCCCTTTGACATGATACTGGCCCTCAAATCCGGGAAGGCCGACGCGGCGGTCTACACCTACGACGAGGTGGCCATTTTCCTTAGGGAGGCCAAGGAGCTTGCGGTCCTTGGCGAGCCCCTCTGGTCCAGCCAGGCTGCCATCGGTTTCAACAAGGAAAGCGTGGAGCTTCTGGCCGCGTTCAACCGTTTTCTGAAGCACATAAGGGAAAACGGCCAGTATGACGACATGGTGAAACGCTGGATGGAAAAAGGCGACACCGTCATGCCGGTCATCCCCCCCGCTTCCACCGATGAAGTGCTGACGGTGGGAATCCTGGGCGACAACGGGCTTCCCTTCGCCATCGTGAAGGACGGAAAGCTGATCGGCTTCAACGTGGAGCTTCTGGACAGGTTCGGCGCGTTCATCGGCAAAAGGATCAAGTACGACGACATGGAGTTCGGCAGCATCATAGCTGCGGCGGCCACCAAAAAAATAGACATGGTCGGCGCAACCATAGCCATAACCGAGGAAAGGAAAAAGCGGATCGCCTTTTCCGATCCCTATCACGAGCTGCACTCCGTGGCCTTTGCCCTGAAGAAAAACATAGCCCAATATCAAAAACCGACCCCGCCCGAAAAAAAAGGGGCGTTCTCCGCGTTTTTCAAGGGGCTCGGAGAGAGCTTTCACAGCAACATCATACTGGAAAACCGATACCTGCTGATTTGGGACGGGCTCAAAACCACCATGGTGATCTCTGTGTTTTCCACCATACTGGGAACGCTTCTGGGCGGGCTGGTCTGTTTCATGCGAATGTCGAAAAAACGCCTGCTGAACCTGCCAGCCCAGGTCTATATCTCCGTTCTGCGCGGCATTCCGGTGCTGGTCCTGCTGATGCTGATCTATTACGTCGTCTTCGCCTCGGTCAACATAAGCCCTGTGCTGGTCTCGGTTATAGCCTTCGGGCTCAACTTCGCCGCCTACGTGGCCGAGATATTCCGATCAGGCATAGAGGGAGTGGACAAGGGGCAGGCCGAGGCGGGCATCGCCATGGGTTTCACCAGGGCCGGAACCTTCGTCACCATCATCCTGCCCCAGACAGTGCGGCGCATAATCCCGGTTTACAAGGGGGATTTCATCACCCTCGTGAAGATGACCTCCATCGTGGGGTATATAGCGGTGCAGGACCTCACCAAGGCCAGCGACATAATCCGCAGCCGGACCTTTGACGCGTTTTTTCCGCTTGTGATGGTGGCGGTGCTTTATTTTTCCATTTCCTGGTTTCTGATGCTGTCGCTTGACTACCTGGACAAGAGGACCAATCCGAGGCTCAGGCGTAGAAACGGAGGGGCGGCATGA
- a CDS encoding transporter substrate-binding domain-containing protein — protein sequence MKTKKAKTVFCGIAILLLLAAAGCKGKAEITSLSQLSESEFAVPSGTAADKLVLSKFPKAKFQYFNSVLDAALAVKTGKADVAAYDEPILKNIAAKNSGLVVLPEMITVDNYAVAVGIDNKELKTAIDGVLAELKASGAYDSMMLRWFPKSGAPANMPDLPLTGEAGVLRLGTAAITEPFSFMDASRKVVGFDIELAQHVARKLGKKLEIVNMDFGAMIPALISGKVDMIAACITVTEERAQKVLFSEPYYTGGIAALVREPKQK from the coding sequence ATGAAGACCAAAAAAGCGAAGACTGTCTTTTGCGGAATTGCAATACTGCTGCTGCTGGCCGCTGCGGGCTGCAAGGGCAAGGCCGAAATAACGAGCCTTTCCCAACTGAGTGAGAGCGAGTTCGCCGTTCCGTCCGGGACAGCCGCCGACAAGCTGGTTCTGTCGAAGTTCCCCAAGGCCAAGTTCCAGTACTTCAACAGCGTTCTTGACGCAGCGCTTGCGGTAAAAACCGGCAAGGCGGATGTGGCGGCCTATGACGAGCCCATCCTGAAGAACATCGCCGCAAAAAACAGCGGGCTTGTGGTGCTGCCTGAAATGATAACCGTGGACAACTACGCGGTGGCAGTGGGCATCGACAACAAGGAACTGAAAACGGCCATCGACGGCGTTCTGGCCGAACTCAAGGCAAGCGGCGCATACGACTCCATGATGCTGAGGTGGTTTCCCAAATCCGGCGCTCCGGCGAACATGCCCGACCTGCCCTTAACCGGCGAGGCGGGAGTGCTGAGGCTCGGCACAGCAGCCATCACCGAGCCTTTTTCATTCATGGACGCCTCCCGGAAAGTGGTGGGTTTCGACATCGAGCTGGCGCAGCACGTGGCCCGGAAGCTCGGAAAGAAGCTGGAGATCGTCAACATGGATTTCGGTGCGATGATTCCCGCCCTGATCTCAGGCAAGGTTGATATGATCGCAGCCTGCATAACGGTCACTGAGGAGCGGGCCCAAAAAGTCCTTTTCTCCGAGCCTTACTACACGGGCGGAATAGCGGCCCTCGTGCGCGAGCCCAAGCAGAAATAA
- the pncB gene encoding nicotinate phosphoribosyltransferase, which produces MNEEPIIKSLLDTDLYKYTMSQAVWGRYPEAHAGYRYRCRKGKDLPEGREREFLHDLEREVAHFCSLGHTGAELDYLFGLGFFKPGFLEFLRLFRPNPDFVKWEMNASGGLSLTVEGSWYASIFFEVPLLAIISELHTRYESSGPPDFTEARKRLSGKIETLKSYNCSVKGSPCRFVDFGTRRRACFAWENELTAIIKREIPECFAGTSNLHLAMIHELPAAGTMAHEWLQAHQQLDVHPRESQKEALMAWASEYRGKLGIALSDVLGFDAFLADFDPFLAKLYDGCRHDSGDPVAWCEKLIAHYESLGIDPASKTAVFSDSLTFPVMIELHRRFSGRIKTAFGIGTNLTNDTGIAPLDIVIKMVSVNGRPVAKISDSPGKGMCDDGAYLAWLKGLFGITGTSPSKNANCGVALHRF; this is translated from the coding sequence ATGAACGAAGAGCCCATCATAAAAAGCCTTCTGGACACGGACCTCTACAAGTACACCATGAGCCAGGCCGTGTGGGGCAGGTACCCGGAGGCGCACGCGGGATACCGCTACCGCTGCCGTAAGGGGAAAGACCTCCCGGAAGGCAGGGAAAGGGAATTCCTTCATGACCTGGAACGCGAGGTGGCGCATTTCTGTTCGCTTGGGCACACCGGCGCGGAACTTGATTATCTGTTCGGGCTCGGCTTTTTCAAGCCGGGATTTCTTGAGTTCCTTCGCCTTTTCAGGCCCAACCCGGACTTTGTGAAATGGGAGATGAACGCGTCGGGCGGGCTTTCGCTCACCGTGGAAGGCTCCTGGTACGCGTCCATTTTTTTCGAGGTGCCGCTTCTGGCCATCATCAGCGAGCTTCATACCCGGTATGAATCGTCTGGCCCGCCTGATTTCACCGAGGCCCGGAAAAGGCTTTCGGGGAAGATCGAAACCCTTAAATCTTACAACTGCTCAGTAAAGGGCAGCCCATGCCGCTTCGTGGACTTCGGCACCCGGCGCAGAGCGTGCTTCGCCTGGGAGAACGAGCTGACGGCCATTATCAAGCGTGAAATTCCGGAGTGTTTCGCGGGCACCTCCAACCTGCATCTGGCCATGATCCATGAGCTGCCGGCGGCGGGCACCATGGCCCACGAGTGGCTCCAGGCCCACCAGCAGCTTGACGTGCATCCAAGGGAGAGCCAGAAGGAGGCCCTCATGGCCTGGGCCAGCGAGTACCGGGGAAAACTCGGAATCGCCCTTTCGGACGTACTGGGTTTTGACGCCTTTCTGGCCGATTTCGATCCGTTTCTGGCAAAGCTCTACGACGGCTGCCGCCACGACTCCGGGGACCCGGTGGCATGGTGCGAAAAGCTCATCGCCCATTACGAGAGCCTCGGCATCGACCCCGCCTCCAAGACGGCGGTGTTCTCGGACAGCCTCACGTTTCCTGTAATGATCGAGCTTCACAGGCGATTTTCGGGCCGGATCAAAACCGCCTTCGGCATAGGTACCAACCTCACCAACGACACGGGAATAGCGCCCCTGGACATCGTGATCAAGATGGTGAGCGTTAACGGTCGCCCCGTCGCCAAGATTTCCGACTCCCCCGGAAAGGGCATGTGCGATGACGGGGCTTATCTGGCGTGGCTCAAGGGCCTTTTCGGGATAACCGGCACCAGCCCGTCTAAAAACGCGAACTGCGGCGTTGCACTTCATCGTTTTTAG
- a CDS encoding ATP-binding cassette domain-containing protein, with amino-acid sequence MITVEGLSKNFGDTEVLKDISIEINKGEVIAIIGPSGSGKSTFLRCLNLLERPSAGSIHIDGVDILDKKTDVPKIRRKMNMVFQSFNLFDHLTTLENLTVAPMKLKGLNRRDAERKSMELLRLVGLAEKAQSYPDELSGGQKQRVAIARCMAMEPEIILFDEPTSALDPTMVSEVLSVIRRLAEDGMTMAIVTHEMDFARDVASRVLYMDEGGIYEEGTPEEIFENPRREKTKAFIHRIRSLGWTITSPDYDLYAMNAEIEAFCEKHILPKKTRHGLLLLVEEMLQVHAPILGSATLNITIAFSEKTEKLELTWESGGPSANPLESGGLPDEMGLSIIRNLTENIEYHRINDRNRIVLTMKKS; translated from the coding sequence ATGATAACGGTTGAGGGCCTTTCCAAGAACTTCGGCGATACCGAGGTGCTCAAAGACATCTCCATCGAGATAAACAAGGGGGAGGTCATCGCCATAATCGGTCCTTCCGGCAGCGGCAAGAGCACCTTCCTGCGCTGCCTCAACCTGCTGGAACGACCGAGCGCAGGCTCCATACACATAGACGGAGTGGACATTTTAGACAAAAAAACGGACGTGCCCAAAATCCGCCGAAAAATGAACATGGTCTTCCAGTCCTTCAACCTTTTCGATCACCTGACCACCCTGGAAAACCTGACCGTAGCCCCCATGAAGCTCAAGGGCCTCAACCGGCGGGACGCGGAGCGCAAATCCATGGAGCTTCTGCGGCTTGTGGGGCTCGCCGAAAAGGCGCAAAGCTATCCCGACGAGCTTTCCGGCGGCCAGAAACAGCGGGTGGCCATAGCCCGGTGCATGGCCATGGAGCCTGAGATAATACTCTTTGACGAGCCCACGTCCGCCCTTGACCCAACAATGGTAAGCGAGGTGCTCTCGGTCATCCGGCGTCTGGCGGAGGACGGCATGACCATGGCCATAGTAACCCACGAGATGGATTTCGCCCGGGACGTGGCGAGCCGGGTTCTCTACATGGACGAGGGGGGCATTTACGAGGAAGGGACGCCGGAGGAGATTTTCGAAAACCCCAGGCGCGAGAAGACGAAGGCCTTCATCCACAGGATACGGAGCCTCGGCTGGACCATAACTTCGCCCGATTACGACCTCTATGCCATGAACGCCGAGATAGAGGCCTTCTGCGAAAAGCACATTTTGCCGAAAAAGACCAGGCACGGCCTGCTTCTGCTTGTCGAGGAGATGCTGCAGGTCCACGCGCCGATCCTGGGTTCAGCGACTTTGAACATAACCATCGCCTTTTCCGAAAAGACCGAAAAACTGGAGCTGACATGGGAAAGCGGAGGCCCGTCCGCCAATCCGCTTGAAAGCGGGGGGCTGCCCGACGAGATGGGGCTTTCCATCATCCGCAACCTTACCGAAAATATCGAATATCACAGGATCAATGACCGGAACCGTATAGTGCTTACCATGAAAAAAAGCTGA
- a CDS encoding cysteine hydrolase, protein MQARVLIVIDLLNDFLDPKGALFCGDEARKIILPVKQRILEFRKNGGHVIFLCDAHAPDDLEFAMFAPHAVKGTWGAEIIKEIKELLDEGDWYDIIEKTRYSGFYGTNLEETLNRMGIPPGIPGNPVEVAGVCTSICVMDTVGDLINRHIHSIVQKSLVADFNPEAQSAAFSRMRDIYGATIAD, encoded by the coding sequence ATGCAGGCCAGGGTATTGATTGTGATCGATCTGTTAAACGATTTCCTCGACCCCAAAGGAGCCCTCTTTTGCGGGGATGAGGCCCGGAAAATAATCCTCCCCGTGAAGCAGAGAATCCTGGAATTCAGAAAGAACGGGGGGCATGTGATCTTTCTGTGCGACGCCCACGCGCCGGACGACCTGGAGTTCGCCATGTTCGCGCCCCACGCGGTGAAGGGAACATGGGGCGCGGAGATTATCAAGGAAATCAAGGAGCTTCTCGACGAGGGCGACTGGTACGACATTATCGAAAAGACGAGATATTCAGGATTTTACGGTACAAACCTCGAAGAAACACTCAACAGGATGGGCATTCCTCCCGGAATTCCCGGCAACCCGGTGGAGGTGGCCGGAGTCTGCACCAGCATCTGCGTAATGGACACGGTGGGCGATCTCATCAACCGTCACATTCACAGCATCGTTCAAAAGAGCCTGGTGGCCGATTTCAACCCTGAGGCACAAAGCGCGGCGTTTTCGCGCATGAGAGACATTTACGGCGCGACGATTGCCGACTGA
- a CDS encoding GNAT family N-acetyltransferase, whose protein sequence is MADDNCIVRTMTHREVDLAIDWAAKEGWNPGLYDAGCFYSADPTGFFIGLLGNEPVATISAVRYGDSLGMIGFYIVKEEHRGRGYGIAIWEAALKYLEGRNMGGDGVVAQQENYKKAGFFTAWRNLRHEGQGGGVFPQNPAIKSLSDFPFETVDEYDRLFFPEGRRLFLEAWINQPGCKAVGFENNGKLIGCGVIRKCRTGFKIGPLFADSREVAGELFKSLISGLGPNEPFYLDTPEDNRDALALAEGFGMKVMFETARMYSREKPDIPLNRLYGITSFELG, encoded by the coding sequence ATGGCTGACGATAACTGCATCGTAAGGACGATGACCCACAGGGAAGTCGATCTGGCCATCGACTGGGCCGCAAAGGAAGGCTGGAACCCCGGTCTTTACGATGCAGGCTGTTTTTATTCGGCTGATCCCACGGGCTTTTTCATCGGGCTTTTGGGAAACGAGCCGGTTGCGACCATCTCGGCGGTAAGATATGGGGATTCCTTGGGCATGATAGGCTTTTACATCGTAAAGGAGGAACATAGGGGCAGGGGCTATGGCATTGCGATATGGGAAGCGGCGCTGAAGTATCTCGAAGGAAGAAACATGGGTGGCGACGGAGTCGTGGCCCAGCAGGAAAATTACAAAAAAGCCGGTTTTTTCACGGCATGGAGGAATCTGCGGCATGAAGGGCAGGGCGGAGGGGTTTTCCCTCAAAATCCGGCAATAAAAAGCCTGTCCGATTTTCCTTTTGAAACAGTCGATGAATATGACCGGCTGTTCTTTCCTGAGGGCCGGAGGCTATTCCTTGAAGCCTGGATCAACCAGCCCGGCTGCAAGGCAGTGGGATTTGAAAACAACGGCAAACTCATTGGCTGCGGGGTCATTCGCAAATGCCGCACGGGTTTCAAGATAGGCCCGCTTTTTGCCGACAGCAGGGAAGTGGCCGGAGAGCTTTTCAAGTCCCTGATATCCGGGCTGGGGCCCAACGAGCCGTTCTATCTCGATACCCCGGAAGACAACCGGGACGCCTTAGCGCTGGCGGAGGGCTTCGGAATGAAGGTCATGTTCGAAACCGCAAGGATGTACTCCAGGGAAAAGCCCGATATCCCGCTCAACCGGCTTTACGGGATCACTTCCTTCGAGCTTGGCTGA
- a CDS encoding STAS domain-containing protein, with protein MEILTQKAGGATVMTLTGRLDAVTAPQYEKNVRVLIEGDDCHFVADFTGLEYISSAGLRGLLVTAKLLSAKGKQVRFANVTGAIKEVFEVSGFDSIFQLDESVEAALNALA; from the coding sequence ATGGAGATTCTTACGCAAAAAGCAGGCGGCGCGACCGTCATGACCCTTACCGGCAGGCTGGACGCCGTCACCGCTCCGCAGTACGAAAAAAACGTGCGGGTTCTGATCGAAGGGGACGACTGCCATTTCGTGGCGGATTTCACGGGCCTGGAGTACATATCCAGCGCCGGCCTGCGGGGCCTTCTGGTGACCGCCAAGCTCCTCTCGGCCAAGGGGAAACAGGTGCGTTTCGCCAACGTGACCGGCGCAATAAAGGAAGTGTTCGAAGTCTCCGGTTTCGACTCCATCTTCCAGCTAGACGAGTCGGTGGAAGCCGCCCTCAACGCCCTCGCCTGA
- a CDS encoding NTP transferase domain-containing protein, whose product MAEIIFDGIILAAGEGRRMGLPKALLEIGGARLALLQRNLLMDAGCGSVATVIGSEARRVRDGLGDFPGIVENPDFKDGQFSSLVKGLLSINPERWAVVLPVDVFPVQVQTVKFLMEKASPPLDAVSPVFDGRSGHPVILSPKLCALIRAMPPASSRLDLVLRSCRRAFAGVYDKAVASNLNRPEDARC is encoded by the coding sequence ATGGCCGAAATCATCTTTGACGGAATAATCCTCGCAGCCGGGGAGGGAAGGCGCATGGGCCTTCCCAAGGCCCTTCTTGAAATCGGGGGAGCGCGGCTGGCGCTTCTTCAACGGAACCTTCTGATGGATGCCGGGTGCGGAAGCGTTGCCACGGTGATAGGAAGCGAGGCCCGAAGAGTGAGGGACGGCCTTGGCGATTTTCCCGGAATCGTGGAAAACCCGGATTTCAAGGACGGGCAGTTTTCATCGCTGGTAAAAGGGCTTCTGTCAATAAACCCCGAAAGATGGGCCGTCGTGCTTCCGGTGGACGTTTTCCCGGTTCAGGTTCAAACGGTAAAATTTCTCATGGAAAAGGCCTCTCCCCCACTCGATGCCGTAAGCCCGGTTTTTGACGGCAGATCAGGGCATCCGGTCATCCTCTCCCCAAAGCTTTGCGCATTGATTCGCGCCATGCCCCCCGCATCCTCCCGCCTGGACCTTGTCCTGCGCTCCTGCCGCCGCGCCTTCGCAGGCGTTTATGACAAGGCGGTTGCAAGCAACCTGAACCGCCCGGAGGATGCCCGCTGTTAA
- a CDS encoding glycerol dehydrogenase → MTSITLFPGRYIQGKGALAGLGSECARLGGRAFLIASPSAQKNLAPSVLTGIRDKLRVVVEPFGRECSDEEIERLSGLFKKAGSDLVVGMGGGKTLDAAKAVAHLAKAPCIMVPTIASTDAPCSSVCVVYTPDGIFLRADCLPNNPNAVLVDTRVIAGAPARFLAAGMGDALATWFEAESCRIKGAPNIAGAVGSMTAYALARLCWDTIREYGASALSACGAGVVTSAFERVVEANTLLSGLGFESAGLASSHSIHNGFTVLPRSKNYYHGEKVAFGVLVSLFLTGRRPSEVDQVYGFCESVGLPTTLSDLGLAGATDQDLCRVAEKACAEGESMHNEPFETSPEVVADMIKAADAWGKMRKEAKLRA, encoded by the coding sequence ATGACAAGCATAACCCTGTTTCCGGGCCGCTACATCCAGGGCAAGGGGGCACTCGCCGGTTTGGGAAGCGAATGCGCAAGGCTTGGAGGCAGGGCCTTTCTCATCGCCTCGCCCAGTGCGCAAAAAAATCTTGCGCCTTCGGTTTTGACGGGCATCCGGGACAAATTAAGGGTCGTTGTGGAGCCGTTCGGGCGGGAATGCTCCGACGAGGAAATTGAAAGGCTTTCGGGCCTCTTCAAAAAAGCCGGAAGCGACCTTGTGGTGGGCATGGGCGGCGGCAAGACCCTGGACGCGGCCAAGGCCGTTGCGCATCTGGCGAAGGCTCCCTGCATCATGGTCCCCACCATCGCCTCCACGGACGCTCCGTGCAGTTCGGTCTGCGTTGTCTACACCCCGGACGGAATCTTCCTTCGGGCTGACTGCCTGCCCAACAACCCCAACGCGGTGCTGGTGGACACCAGGGTCATTGCCGGGGCTCCGGCCCGCTTCCTGGCGGCGGGCATGGGCGACGCTTTGGCCACGTGGTTCGAGGCCGAAAGCTGCCGGATAAAAGGAGCCCCGAATATCGCGGGAGCTGTGGGCTCCATGACCGCCTACGCCCTGGCCCGGCTCTGCTGGGACACAATAAGGGAATACGGCGCATCGGCCCTTTCGGCTTGCGGGGCCGGGGTGGTCACGTCCGCCTTCGAGCGCGTGGTGGAGGCCAACACCCTTTTGAGCGGCCTTGGATTCGAGAGCGCGGGGCTCGCCTCGTCACACTCCATACACAACGGCTTTACGGTGCTTCCCCGGTCGAAGAATTACTACCACGGCGAAAAAGTCGCCTTCGGCGTTCTGGTCTCATTGTTTTTAACCGGCAGGCGCCCCTCGGAAGTTGATCAGGTTTACGGCTTCTGCGAGTCGGTGGGCCTTCCCACGACACTTTCCGATCTCGGCCTTGCCGGGGCCACGGACCAGGACCTCTGCCGGGTTGCCGAAAAGGCCTGCGCCGAAGGGGAGAGCATGCACAACGAGCCCTTCGAGACCTCCCCGGAAGTGGTGGCCGACATGATAAAGGCCGCCGACGCGTGGGGAAAAATGAGGAAAGAGGCAAAATTGCGGGCATGA